The nucleotide sequence CGTGTGGAGATAGTCGAACAGTGGCAACCGGGTAACCTATGGAACTTTAAGTTGCACCTGGCAGTAGCTCCAACCAAAAACATGGACCGTCTGGAATGGTTCACCGAAAAGGCAACAGAAATAGGCATCGATGCCATTACCTGTCTGAATTGCCGCTATTCCGAACGCAAAGAGGTAAAGCCTGCCCGTTTGGAAAAGATATTGGTTAGCGCCATGAAGCAATCGCAAAAAGCCACCTTGCCCTCCTTAAACGGCATGACCGACTTCAAAGCCTTTGTTTCGCAACCCTTCGAAGGACGTAAATTCATAGCCCATTGCAACGAAGGCGAAAAACCTTTGTTGAAAAAGATATACCATCCCGGCGAATCCGCATTGATATTGATAGGTCCCGAAGGCGATTTTAGTCCCGAAGAAGTCACCCTGGCCATATCAAAAGGCTTCGAACCCATCTCGCTGGGGGAAAGCCGTTTGCGAACAGAAACCGCCGCCCTGGTAGCCTGCCACACCATCCACGTGCTCAATCAGTAACATTACCGGTAAGAGCTTCGTTGTTTGTTGTCGGCAAGAACTTTATTGAGTTAAGTTGTTCGATAATCCAGTTGGGACTATAGCCTAATATATTCCTAATATTATCAGGAGTTGGATCTATGTTGTTATCCTCCATATAGAAAAGAACATCCTTTTCTTTTTGTTTTGATACGCGCAATTCTGTCAAGGAACGGAGTTTAAGTGCAGAATAATCACTTCCTTTTTTTAAACCAATACGAGAAGAATGGATTAGGATAGGTATTTCTCTAGTTTCTG is from uncultured Macellibacteroides sp. and encodes:
- a CDS encoding 16S rRNA (uracil(1498)-N(3))-methyltransferase; its protein translation is MQIFYTPDIAVNSELPDEEGQHAIRVLRLTEGTEILLTDGKGTFYKAAISVANAKHCRVEIVEQWQPGNLWNFKLHLAVAPTKNMDRLEWFTEKATEIGIDAITCLNCRYSERKEVKPARLEKILVSAMKQSQKATLPSLNGMTDFKAFVSQPFEGRKFIAHCNEGEKPLLKKIYHPGESALILIGPEGDFSPEEVTLAISKGFEPISLGESRLRTETAALVACHTIHVLNQ